A single window of Apus apus isolate bApuApu2 chromosome 18, bApuApu2.pri.cur, whole genome shotgun sequence DNA harbors:
- the PSPH gene encoding phosphoserine phosphatase produces MAQDTVQICPSERDFILSPHSKKLPKRMASLLELKEIFRSADAVCFDVDSTVIREEGIDELAKFCGVGDAVAEMTRRAMGGTVTFKAALTARLGLIRPSYEQVQKLISDNPPQLTPGIRELVSRLHQRGVQVFLVSGGFQSIVEHVAAQLNIPTANIFANRLKFYFNGEYAGFDETQPTAESGGKGKVITHLKEQFHFKKVVMIGDGATDMEACPPGDCFIGFGGNVVRKQVKEKAKWYITHFDELLKELEER; encoded by the exons ATGGCTCAAGACACAGTGCAGATCTGCCCCTCAGAGAGAGACTTTATCTTGTCCCCTCACAGTAAGAAGCTCCCCAAAAGGATGGCGTCCCTCTTGGAGCTGAAGGAGATCTTCCGCAGCGCTGACGCCGTCTGCTTTGACGTGGACAGCACGGTGATCAGGGAGGAGGGCATCGACGAGCTCGCCAAGTTCTGCGGGGTCGGAGACGCCGTGGCAGAGAT GACCCGCAGAGCCATGGGTGGCACTGTGACATTCAAAGCAGCTTTAACAGCACGACTAGGCCTCATACGTCCCTCCTATGAGCAAGTGCAGAAATTAATATCCGACAACCCACCTCAGCTAACACCAGGAATCAG ggagctggtgagCAGGCTGCATCAACGAGGGGTCCAGGTCTTCCTAGTCTCTGGGGGCTTTCAGAGCATCGTGGAGCAtgtggcagcacagctgaaCATCCCAACAGCAAACATCTTTGCCAACAGGCTGAAGTTTTACTTTAATG GAGAATATGCAGGATTTGATGAAACACAACCAACAGCTGAATcaggggggaaaggaaaggttATTACTCATCTGAAGGAACAGTTCCACTTTAAGAAAGTAGTTATGATTGGAGATGGAGCTACAGACATGGAAGCCTGTCCCCCTGGT GACTGCTTCATTGGATTTGGAGGAAATGTAGTCAGAAAGCAAGTGAAAGAGAAAGCTAAGTGGTACATTACTCACTTTGATGAACTGCTAAAGGAGCTGGAAGAACGATAA